The following coding sequences are from one Capsicum annuum cultivar UCD-10X-F1 chromosome 3, UCD10Xv1.1, whole genome shotgun sequence window:
- the LOC124896789 gene encoding hydroxyproline O-galactosyltransferase HPGT1-like isoform X5 yields MELAAARQEGFVSKQSSDMKKTPEKGPVIVIGIFTSFGRKNDRDAIRKAWMSTGAALKRMEEEKGIVPRFVIGRRYFLIVIASFIVSIYSLVSYTCTSICSANRGDSLDRSIDSENSQTNDFFILENHVEAPEELPKKTKLFFAHAADSWTADYYAKVNDNVFVNLDSLRNALASYVSVPRAYIGCMKSGEVFSEQGHKWYEPDWWKFGDGKTYFRHASTELFVISQALARYISINRALLRTYAHDDVSVGSWFIGADVKYIDDRKFCCSSWSTGAICSGV; encoded by the exons ATGGAACTGGCAGCTGCTAGACAGGAAGGATTTGTCTCCAAACAGTCATCAGATATGAAAAAAACTCCTGAAAAGGGTCCAGTAATAGTAATAGGAATTTTCACAAGTTTTGGGCGCAAAAATGATAGAGATGCTATAAGGAAGGCATGGATGTCAACTG GTGCGGCTTTGAAAAGAATGGAAGAAGAGAAAGGCATTGTTCCACGTTTCGTCATTGGCAGAAGGTATTTTCTTATAGTTATTGCTTCTTTCATTGTGAGTATTTATTCATTGGTTTCCTACACTTGCACCTCAATTTGCAGTGCTAATCGTGGAGACAGCTTGGACAGGAGCATTGACAGTGAAAACAGTCAaactaatgatttttttattctt GAAAATCATGTTGAGGCTCCTGAAGAACTCCCAAAGAAAACAAAGCTATTTTTTGCACATGCAGCAGACAGCTGGACTGCTGACTACTATGCGAAAGTCAATGACAATGTCTTTGTAAACCTTG ATTCTTTGAGAAATGCACTTGCGTCGTATGTGAGTGTCCCTCGTGCATATATTGGGTGCATGAAATCAGGCGAAGTTTTCTCTGAACA GGGCCACAAATGGTATGAACCAGATTGGTGGAAATTTGGAGATGGAAAAAC GTACTTTCGTCATGCTTCTACAGAGCTGTTTGTAATATCCCAAGCATTGGCTAGATACATTTCAATAAATAG AGCCCTACTCCGTACTTATGCACATGATGATGTCAGTGTTGGCTCCTGGTTTATTGGTGCCGATGTCAAATATATAGATGACAGGAAGTTTTGCTGCTCGTCTTGGTCAACAG GAGCCATTTGTTCGGGAGTGTGA
- the LOC124896789 gene encoding hydroxyproline O-galactosyltransferase HPGT1-like isoform X2 codes for MQSRGSNARFAGVGVRSPISSLMLAMFATMASLYVAGRLWQDAQNRVYLTKELDRITGQGHSAISVTDTLKIIECREQRKKLSALEMELAAARQEGFVSKQSSDMKKTPEKGPVIVIGIFTSFGRKNDRDAIRKAWMSTGAALKRMEEEKGIVPRFVIGRSANRGDSLDRSIDSENSQTNDFFILENHVEAPEELPKKTKLFFAHAADSWTADYYAKVNDNVFVNLDSLRNALASYVSVPRAYIGCMKSGEVFSEQGHKWYEPDWWKFGDGKTYFRHASTELFVISQALARYISINRALLRTYAHDDVSVGSWFIGADVKYIDDRKFCCSSWSTGAICSGV; via the exons atgcagaGCCGGGGATCCAATGCCCGGTTCGCAGGAGTTGGGGTGCGATCCCCAATTTCATCACTAATGCTTGCCATGTTTGCTACAATGGCTTCCTTATATGTCGCCGGCCG GTTATGGCAGGATGCACAGAACAGGGTTTACTTAACGAAAGAGCTCGATAGAATTACCGGTCAG GGACACTCTGCAATATCTGTTACAGACACATTAAAAATCATAGAGTGCAG GGAGCAAAGGAAGAAACTATCTGCCCTAGAGATGGAACTGGCAGCTGCTAGACAGGAAGGATTTGTCTCCAAACAGTCATCAGATATGAAAAAAACTCCTGAAAAGGGTCCAGTAATAGTAATAGGAATTTTCACAAGTTTTGGGCGCAAAAATGATAGAGATGCTATAAGGAAGGCATGGATGTCAACTG GTGCGGCTTTGAAAAGAATGGAAGAAGAGAAAGGCATTGTTCCACGTTTCGTCATTGGCAGAAG TGCTAATCGTGGAGACAGCTTGGACAGGAGCATTGACAGTGAAAACAGTCAaactaatgatttttttattctt GAAAATCATGTTGAGGCTCCTGAAGAACTCCCAAAGAAAACAAAGCTATTTTTTGCACATGCAGCAGACAGCTGGACTGCTGACTACTATGCGAAAGTCAATGACAATGTCTTTGTAAACCTTG ATTCTTTGAGAAATGCACTTGCGTCGTATGTGAGTGTCCCTCGTGCATATATTGGGTGCATGAAATCAGGCGAAGTTTTCTCTGAACA GGGCCACAAATGGTATGAACCAGATTGGTGGAAATTTGGAGATGGAAAAAC GTACTTTCGTCATGCTTCTACAGAGCTGTTTGTAATATCCCAAGCATTGGCTAGATACATTTCAATAAATAG AGCCCTACTCCGTACTTATGCACATGATGATGTCAGTGTTGGCTCCTGGTTTATTGGTGCCGATGTCAAATATATAGATGACAGGAAGTTTTGCTGCTCGTCTTGGTCAACAG GAGCCATTTGTTCGGGAGTGTGA
- the LOC124896789 gene encoding hydroxyproline O-galactosyltransferase HPGT1-like isoform X1 gives MQSRGSNARFAGVGVRSPISSLMLAMFATMASLYVAGRLWQDAQNRVYLTKELDRITGQGHSAISVTDTLKIIECREQRKKLSALEMELAAARQEGFVSKQSSDMKKTPEKGPVIVIGIFTSFGRKNDRDAIRKAWMSTGAALKRMEEEKGIVPRFVIGRRYFLIVIASFIVSIYSLVSYTCTSICSANRGDSLDRSIDSENSQTNDFFILENHVEAPEELPKKTKLFFAHAADSWTADYYAKVNDNVFVNLDSLRNALASYVSVPRAYIGCMKSGEVFSEQGHKWYEPDWWKFGDGKTYFRHASTELFVISQALARYISINRALLRTYAHDDVSVGSWFIGADVKYIDDRKFCCSSWSTGAICSGV, from the exons atgcagaGCCGGGGATCCAATGCCCGGTTCGCAGGAGTTGGGGTGCGATCCCCAATTTCATCACTAATGCTTGCCATGTTTGCTACAATGGCTTCCTTATATGTCGCCGGCCG GTTATGGCAGGATGCACAGAACAGGGTTTACTTAACGAAAGAGCTCGATAGAATTACCGGTCAG GGACACTCTGCAATATCTGTTACAGACACATTAAAAATCATAGAGTGCAG GGAGCAAAGGAAGAAACTATCTGCCCTAGAGATGGAACTGGCAGCTGCTAGACAGGAAGGATTTGTCTCCAAACAGTCATCAGATATGAAAAAAACTCCTGAAAAGGGTCCAGTAATAGTAATAGGAATTTTCACAAGTTTTGGGCGCAAAAATGATAGAGATGCTATAAGGAAGGCATGGATGTCAACTG GTGCGGCTTTGAAAAGAATGGAAGAAGAGAAAGGCATTGTTCCACGTTTCGTCATTGGCAGAAGGTATTTTCTTATAGTTATTGCTTCTTTCATTGTGAGTATTTATTCATTGGTTTCCTACACTTGCACCTCAATTTGCAGTGCTAATCGTGGAGACAGCTTGGACAGGAGCATTGACAGTGAAAACAGTCAaactaatgatttttttattctt GAAAATCATGTTGAGGCTCCTGAAGAACTCCCAAAGAAAACAAAGCTATTTTTTGCACATGCAGCAGACAGCTGGACTGCTGACTACTATGCGAAAGTCAATGACAATGTCTTTGTAAACCTTG ATTCTTTGAGAAATGCACTTGCGTCGTATGTGAGTGTCCCTCGTGCATATATTGGGTGCATGAAATCAGGCGAAGTTTTCTCTGAACA GGGCCACAAATGGTATGAACCAGATTGGTGGAAATTTGGAGATGGAAAAAC GTACTTTCGTCATGCTTCTACAGAGCTGTTTGTAATATCCCAAGCATTGGCTAGATACATTTCAATAAATAG AGCCCTACTCCGTACTTATGCACATGATGATGTCAGTGTTGGCTCCTGGTTTATTGGTGCCGATGTCAAATATATAGATGACAGGAAGTTTTGCTGCTCGTCTTGGTCAACAG GAGCCATTTGTTCGGGAGTGTGA
- the LOC124896789 gene encoding hydroxyproline O-galactosyltransferase HPGT1-like isoform X3, whose product MLWQDAQNRVYLTKELDRITGQGHSAISVTDTLKIIECREQRKKLSALEMELAAARQEGFVSKQSSDMKKTPEKGPVIVIGIFTSFGRKNDRDAIRKAWMSTGAALKRMEEEKGIVPRFVIGRRYFLIVIASFIVSIYSLVSYTCTSICSANRGDSLDRSIDSENSQTNDFFILENHVEAPEELPKKTKLFFAHAADSWTADYYAKVNDNVFVNLDSLRNALASYVSVPRAYIGCMKSGEVFSEQGHKWYEPDWWKFGDGKTYFRHASTELFVISQALARYISINRALLRTYAHDDVSVGSWFIGADVKYIDDRKFCCSSWSTGAICSGV is encoded by the exons AT GTTATGGCAGGATGCACAGAACAGGGTTTACTTAACGAAAGAGCTCGATAGAATTACCGGTCAG GGACACTCTGCAATATCTGTTACAGACACATTAAAAATCATAGAGTGCAG GGAGCAAAGGAAGAAACTATCTGCCCTAGAGATGGAACTGGCAGCTGCTAGACAGGAAGGATTTGTCTCCAAACAGTCATCAGATATGAAAAAAACTCCTGAAAAGGGTCCAGTAATAGTAATAGGAATTTTCACAAGTTTTGGGCGCAAAAATGATAGAGATGCTATAAGGAAGGCATGGATGTCAACTG GTGCGGCTTTGAAAAGAATGGAAGAAGAGAAAGGCATTGTTCCACGTTTCGTCATTGGCAGAAGGTATTTTCTTATAGTTATTGCTTCTTTCATTGTGAGTATTTATTCATTGGTTTCCTACACTTGCACCTCAATTTGCAGTGCTAATCGTGGAGACAGCTTGGACAGGAGCATTGACAGTGAAAACAGTCAaactaatgatttttttattctt GAAAATCATGTTGAGGCTCCTGAAGAACTCCCAAAGAAAACAAAGCTATTTTTTGCACATGCAGCAGACAGCTGGACTGCTGACTACTATGCGAAAGTCAATGACAATGTCTTTGTAAACCTTG ATTCTTTGAGAAATGCACTTGCGTCGTATGTGAGTGTCCCTCGTGCATATATTGGGTGCATGAAATCAGGCGAAGTTTTCTCTGAACA GGGCCACAAATGGTATGAACCAGATTGGTGGAAATTTGGAGATGGAAAAAC GTACTTTCGTCATGCTTCTACAGAGCTGTTTGTAATATCCCAAGCATTGGCTAGATACATTTCAATAAATAG AGCCCTACTCCGTACTTATGCACATGATGATGTCAGTGTTGGCTCCTGGTTTATTGGTGCCGATGTCAAATATATAGATGACAGGAAGTTTTGCTGCTCGTCTTGGTCAACAG GAGCCATTTGTTCGGGAGTGTGA
- the LOC124896789 gene encoding hydroxyproline O-galactosyltransferase HPGT1-like isoform X4 — protein MLWQDAQNRVYLTKELDRITGQGHSAISVTDTLKIIECREQRKKLSALEMELAAARQEGFVSKQSSDMKKTPEKGPVIVIGIFTSFGRKNDRDAIRKAWMSTGAALKRMEEEKGIVPRFVIGRSANRGDSLDRSIDSENSQTNDFFILENHVEAPEELPKKTKLFFAHAADSWTADYYAKVNDNVFVNLDSLRNALASYVSVPRAYIGCMKSGEVFSEQGHKWYEPDWWKFGDGKTYFRHASTELFVISQALARYISINRALLRTYAHDDVSVGSWFIGADVKYIDDRKFCCSSWSTGAICSGV, from the exons AT GTTATGGCAGGATGCACAGAACAGGGTTTACTTAACGAAAGAGCTCGATAGAATTACCGGTCAG GGACACTCTGCAATATCTGTTACAGACACATTAAAAATCATAGAGTGCAG GGAGCAAAGGAAGAAACTATCTGCCCTAGAGATGGAACTGGCAGCTGCTAGACAGGAAGGATTTGTCTCCAAACAGTCATCAGATATGAAAAAAACTCCTGAAAAGGGTCCAGTAATAGTAATAGGAATTTTCACAAGTTTTGGGCGCAAAAATGATAGAGATGCTATAAGGAAGGCATGGATGTCAACTG GTGCGGCTTTGAAAAGAATGGAAGAAGAGAAAGGCATTGTTCCACGTTTCGTCATTGGCAGAAG TGCTAATCGTGGAGACAGCTTGGACAGGAGCATTGACAGTGAAAACAGTCAaactaatgatttttttattctt GAAAATCATGTTGAGGCTCCTGAAGAACTCCCAAAGAAAACAAAGCTATTTTTTGCACATGCAGCAGACAGCTGGACTGCTGACTACTATGCGAAAGTCAATGACAATGTCTTTGTAAACCTTG ATTCTTTGAGAAATGCACTTGCGTCGTATGTGAGTGTCCCTCGTGCATATATTGGGTGCATGAAATCAGGCGAAGTTTTCTCTGAACA GGGCCACAAATGGTATGAACCAGATTGGTGGAAATTTGGAGATGGAAAAAC GTACTTTCGTCATGCTTCTACAGAGCTGTTTGTAATATCCCAAGCATTGGCTAGATACATTTCAATAAATAG AGCCCTACTCCGTACTTATGCACATGATGATGTCAGTGTTGGCTCCTGGTTTATTGGTGCCGATGTCAAATATATAGATGACAGGAAGTTTTGCTGCTCGTCTTGGTCAACAG GAGCCATTTGTTCGGGAGTGTGA